A window of the Acidovorax sp. YS12 genome harbors these coding sequences:
- a CDS encoding RES domain-containing protein has product MNRVCSSCFADKDLRSWIRGKNGPHGCSACQKSDSPTVEFHKLVEHIEKCLRRYYGRAVDQLGYCSAEGGYLGNHWNSWDMLDMIDLALPRDDGKLLAAIAQSMTDEDWCDFDAGALDLDHALRVSWKAFCETVKHERRFFFHAIGADDQDSFTPASLLHRIAAISDNIGLIKSIPTGTGFWRARTDIKKGKRGVAADFGPPPIEYALQSNRMNPSGIPMLYLASTVATALRETKTTAAKVGLWRTTRPIRVLDLRTLPSVPGFFSNADRAHALTLRFLHYFAADIMKPVARDKRIHIDYLPSQVVTEFMRDFPFKSGKVDGIAYGSTVHRPGWNIALFLGPADLGLAKPKWGAAPSPSLVFERAKWAACT; this is encoded by the coding sequence ATGAACCGCGTATGTTCGTCCTGCTTCGCTGACAAAGACCTGCGTTCGTGGATTCGAGGGAAAAACGGCCCGCATGGTTGCAGTGCATGCCAAAAATCTGACTCGCCTACAGTGGAGTTTCACAAATTGGTCGAACACATAGAGAAGTGTCTTCGACGCTACTACGGGCGGGCCGTGGATCAACTTGGATATTGCTCGGCAGAAGGCGGCTATTTAGGAAATCACTGGAATTCGTGGGATATGCTGGACATGATCGATCTGGCATTGCCCCGCGACGACGGCAAACTGTTAGCTGCCATTGCGCAATCCATGACGGATGAAGACTGGTGCGATTTCGATGCAGGGGCTCTCGATCTTGACCACGCACTGCGGGTTAGCTGGAAGGCATTTTGCGAAACGGTGAAGCATGAGCGAAGGTTTTTCTTCCATGCAATTGGCGCTGATGATCAAGACTCGTTCACCCCTGCATCCCTCCTGCATCGAATCGCAGCCATTAGCGATAACATCGGTTTAATCAAGAGCATCCCCACAGGTACGGGTTTCTGGCGCGCCCGGACTGATATCAAAAAAGGCAAACGTGGGGTGGCCGCTGACTTTGGGCCGCCGCCGATTGAGTATGCACTGCAAAGCAATCGCATGAATCCGTCTGGTATCCCGATGTTATATCTTGCATCGACGGTTGCAACGGCGCTCCGGGAAACAAAAACAACCGCGGCAAAGGTAGGTCTCTGGCGCACGACTCGTCCAATACGGGTTTTGGATTTGCGCACACTGCCATCCGTGCCAGGCTTTTTCTCAAACGCTGACAGGGCACACGCACTTACGCTCCGCTTCTTGCATTACTTCGCGGCGGACATCATGAAGCCTGTGGCGAGGGATAAGCGCATCCATATTGACTATTTGCCGTCGCAAGTGGTCACTGAGTTCATGCGGGACTTTCCATTCAAGAGCGGCAAGGTGGACGGGATTGCATACGGCAGCACCGTGCACCGCCCAGGCTGGAACATTGCGCTCTTCCTCGGGCCAGCCGACTTGGGGTTGGCGAAACCGAAATGGGGGGCTGCACCATCACCAAGCCTTGTTTTCGAGCGCGCCAAATGGGCGGCTTGTACATAA
- a CDS encoding DUF1971 domain-containing protein — translation MSEAFPKHPGALPPGLAAYRRTGEFTELTLPTGLRNDHSTKPGVWALIHVLEGRVRYCVPDWGHDEVLEPGTPGIVAPQVVHFVEPLGPMRMVVEFHALPEQGPADPHALRQGELPGG, via the coding sequence ATGTCCGAAGCCTTCCCGAAGCATCCCGGCGCGCTGCCGCCGGGCCTTGCGGCCTACCGCCGCACCGGCGAGTTCACCGAGCTGACGCTGCCCACGGGGCTGCGCAACGACCATTCCACCAAGCCCGGCGTGTGGGCGCTGATCCACGTGCTGGAGGGCCGGGTGCGCTACTGCGTGCCGGACTGGGGCCACGATGAGGTGCTGGAGCCGGGCACGCCCGGCATCGTGGCGCCGCAGGTGGTGCATTTCGTGGAGCCGCTGGGGCCGATGCGCATGGTGGTGGAGTTCCACGCGCTGCCCGAGCAGGGGCCGGCCGACCCGCACGCCCTGCGGCAGGGGGAGTTACCGGGCGGGTAA
- a CDS encoding IS110 family transposase → MTIVTVGIDLAKNVFAVHGVDAAGKPALVRPSVARDKLLELIAALPPCLIGMEACSGAHHWAREFDKLGHTVRLMAPKFVAPYRLSGKRGKNDAADAAAICEAVTRPQMRFVPLKTIEQQGQLMVHRARQGFVEQRTATLNRIRGLLSELGIVLPLKAATVRREALAHLEDLPGWANTVIGDLLSEVTGLDERIAEYDRHIAFMARHNTQARQLMQLSGIGQTTAMALISTVGNGHDFACGRSFSAWLGLVPGQYSSGGKQRLGRITKAGDAYLRSLLVMGARAVLAAAMNPRAPKQDSLSRWARSLAERRGYWRAVVAIAAKNARMCWAVLQRGENFKMPA, encoded by the coding sequence ATGACCATCGTAACCGTAGGAATCGACCTGGCAAAGAACGTCTTCGCCGTTCACGGTGTGGATGCAGCAGGTAAGCCCGCGCTGGTGCGCCCCAGCGTGGCCCGAGACAAACTGCTGGAACTCATCGCCGCCTTGCCCCCGTGCCTCATCGGCATGGAAGCGTGCTCCGGCGCACACCACTGGGCCAGGGAATTCGACAAGCTCGGCCACACCGTGCGCCTGATGGCCCCCAAGTTCGTCGCCCCCTACCGCCTCTCGGGCAAACGAGGCAAGAACGATGCCGCCGACGCTGCGGCGATCTGCGAAGCTGTCACCCGGCCCCAAATGCGCTTCGTGCCCCTCAAGACCATTGAACAACAAGGCCAGTTGATGGTGCACCGCGCCCGCCAGGGCTTCGTGGAGCAGCGCACCGCCACCCTCAACCGCATCCGGGGCCTGCTGTCGGAACTGGGCATCGTGCTGCCCCTGAAGGCCGCCACCGTGCGGCGCGAAGCATTGGCCCACCTCGAAGACCTGCCCGGCTGGGCCAACACCGTCATCGGCGACCTGCTCAGTGAAGTCACCGGGCTGGATGAACGCATCGCCGAATACGACCGCCACATTGCCTTCATGGCCCGCCACAACACGCAGGCACGGCAGTTGATGCAACTGAGCGGCATAGGCCAGACCACCGCCATGGCCCTCATCAGCACCGTGGGCAACGGCCACGACTTCGCCTGCGGGCGCAGCTTCAGCGCCTGGCTGGGCCTGGTGCCCGGGCAATACAGCTCGGGCGGCAAACAGCGCCTGGGGCGCATCACCAAGGCAGGAGACGCCTACCTGCGCAGCCTGCTCGTGATGGGAGCGCGGGCCGTGCTGGCTGCCGCCATGAACCCCCGAGCGCCCAAGCAAGACAGCCTCAGCCGCTGGGCACGCAGCCTGGCCGAGCGCCGGGGCTACTGGCGCGCGGTGGTGGCGATAGCGGCCAAGAACGCACGCATGTGCTGGGCCGTGCTGCAAAGGGGGGAGAACTTCAAGATGCCCGCCTGA
- a CDS encoding thioredoxin domain-containing protein — protein MPPPERPTTRSGIPFEIEAFRTRPRRGRRALWALLACLAAGVTAWALFQPAPESPAPPTASASQALPPGPPWLLGSPDARYTLTLYADLECPFCRSYVPTLTAWVEQHPETRLRWRHLPLPAHEPQASALASLAECAGATGGHAAFWHTVAWIYAHTRGNGQGLPEGAQPPDLDAAACLASGQPQATVREQAQGAARDGIAATPTLRLHDERSGQALLLPGPVEGDALLSALDLLAAGEAPAPASAPLPAR, from the coding sequence ATGCCGCCACCTGAACGCCCGACAACACGCTCCGGCATCCCCTTCGAGATCGAGGCGTTCCGCACGCGCCCGCGCCGTGGCAGGCGCGCGCTGTGGGCGCTGCTCGCCTGCCTGGCAGCAGGCGTGACCGCCTGGGCACTGTTCCAACCCGCCCCCGAATCCCCCGCACCGCCCACTGCCAGCGCGTCGCAGGCACTGCCGCCCGGCCCGCCATGGCTCCTGGGCAGCCCGGACGCCCGCTACACCCTCACCCTGTACGCCGACCTGGAATGCCCCTTCTGCCGCTCCTACGTCCCAACGCTGACCGCGTGGGTGGAGCAGCACCCCGAAACCCGGCTGCGCTGGCGCCACCTGCCCCTGCCCGCCCACGAGCCCCAGGCCAGCGCGCTCGCCAGCCTGGCCGAATGCGCGGGCGCCACCGGCGGCCACGCCGCGTTCTGGCACACCGTGGCCTGGATCTACGCGCACACGCGCGGCAACGGCCAGGGCCTGCCCGAAGGCGCGCAGCCGCCCGACCTTGATGCCGCCGCCTGCCTCGCCAGCGGCCAGCCGCAGGCCACCGTGCGCGAACAGGCCCAGGGCGCCGCGCGCGACGGCATCGCCGCCACGCCCACCCTGCGCCTGCATGACGAACGCAGCGGCCAGGCGCTGCTGCTGCCCGGCCCGGTGGAGGGCGATGCGCTGCTGTCCGCGCTCGACCTGCTCGCGGCCGGCGAGGCGCCCGCCCCCGCATCCGCCCCCTTACCCGCCCGGTAA
- a CDS encoding RES family NAD+ phosphorylase, which translates to MALPPPPADFADLPLHIRNVPVTSLRRVGRHDSGEPYFGKNAANRFDDPRKGFGTCYCGQHLDTAIAETVLHDEVPEKGQFKIRQEDIDARYLVTFAEGAGKGELRLADLTGAHLKRLGGDNSLSAECPYDTTQQWAAAVHAHPANVDGFLFVSRQLNNKRAAVVFERAGAKFGAATYQPLARARGLAQAKKSLGIECVGSGTS; encoded by the coding sequence ATGGCGCTGCCGCCCCCGCCCGCCGACTTCGCGGACCTGCCCCTGCACATCAGGAACGTGCCCGTCACGTCGCTCCGGCGGGTTGGCCGCCACGACAGCGGTGAACCCTACTTTGGCAAGAACGCCGCCAACCGGTTCGACGACCCGCGCAAAGGCTTCGGCACCTGCTACTGCGGCCAGCACCTGGACACCGCCATCGCGGAAACCGTGCTGCACGACGAAGTGCCCGAGAAAGGGCAGTTCAAGATTCGGCAGGAAGACATCGACGCGCGCTACCTGGTGACCTTCGCGGAAGGCGCCGGCAAAGGCGAGCTGAGGCTTGCCGACCTCACGGGGGCGCACCTCAAGCGCCTGGGCGGGGACAACAGCCTGTCGGCCGAGTGCCCCTACGACACGACCCAGCAATGGGCCGCGGCCGTCCACGCGCACCCGGCGAACGTGGACGGCTTTCTCTTCGTCTCCAGGCAGCTCAACAACAAGCGGGCCGCCGTCGTGTTCGAGCGGGCGGGGGCGAAGTTCGGCGCCGCCACCTACCAGCCCTTGGCACGTGCCCGCGGGCTGGCCCAGGCCAAGAAAAGCCTGGGCATCGAATGCGTCGGCTCCGGCACCTCCTAG
- a CDS encoding patatin-like phospholipase family protein produces the protein MFDVPSQPQPGPAEPLHDAAPDAGLKALVTRRREQLAGDQRTAADAGTWGLALSGGGIRSATFCFGLLKALAKNQVFHRFDMLSTVSGGGYIGATVGRLFHDAGRTGQPAQEVEAALADADTRWFAFWLRANGRYLIPRGGKDLLFAAANFGRNLVGVHIELALLCLLLGTVLVGFDLFLWQWADCLYSRNACWQPGWVTLKTLDSVSRWPSLWILLLPVTLFAASLAAAYWALPSKAGERLSLQRWIAAALCLLGCWKLRTYWLAQQAAGASTDGLQLPGWLVLAAGGVLLAWVIGSVIAQVLACMYPESPDLSRNRLTSGLAHALKGGLVILVLGLVDVMAWLLANSSAQHQGAVGTAVVLTVVALRAVLPKIADLPRSLTPGTRINLNGLINLAGLAVLLLLLVFWVSIVHRSTTLALFDGTRRVLQFSLGWSWLAVIALPVALMIAVSFRNRDFLNRSSLYTFYRARLVRAYLGAGNVARFGGHPQAATAACQRHEIASADGVAVQDVHADDDVAMEAYAPHAGGGPVHLINACVNQTRDRRGGLFNQDRKGLSITVGPQGRVRVGDGGWRAVQGPDSLTLGSWMAISGAAVAPGLGSSTKSGIASLLTMSGIRLGYWWNTQSLPRDADAAVPRRVGKYAQLQAELRGCFDGTEYADWYLSDGGHFENTAAYALLREECALVVVADCGADPRYAFGDLENLVRKARIDLQAEITFLKPRMQREAATAGAAAGQAGATLPQHEAQAARPPSGGAPPPAAGHAAPTIFGSLNDLVSADSQACLALARIGYRSGKAGYMVVVKPNMCAGVPVDLVNFKADHPLFPQEPTTDQFFSEAQWESYFHLGYTMGLHLQRQMLDDLPRFAADHFEFDDGSVVVRDESGEAHVAAAPKRLPSRIAATGAVTASVSLGALATLGATAWQAVDQQMKAREEARKMDPAALKELTDLYGKLMPDALLTTQALAADVAAPAPVPAQAQAAQPAASATGAAAATAATAATAATAAPADTEKTSTRLGEMATALLRIGDAACTLDNTEAFRRSVLMKLILTSTKRSCREATPRHPSCDVLLDEDRSVACLHEQTQVNCGPRYWLRDFSETDPARQNCLVTPPPEPPEAPPEGEAAESQLKVFNLLDILEWLGLRSAKVSAPPPSPNTGTDGPSDPDAPPSASPAPAPAASGAPAPAAPPADSKPPSDPNACKGKTVYIQIFGPELRDRVRLLREPWRDLGASVPPVEDVLDTARRRGRNAPQAPSQPTVIFHDRGSEDCAYQLPPPDSPSPWIVRSLSPQLSGTPGTIEVWIPPLPAAPAGQTANAPAAPAAQVTPPPGRAFCYQEESMQNGSQRFGVHCHAEAAACESARGPNSHRKQTACVEMDTSTVAGILNRRGWGGSWYAMKAGPFDQPFPKLP, from the coding sequence ATGTTCGACGTTCCATCGCAACCCCAGCCCGGTCCCGCCGAGCCCCTGCACGACGCGGCGCCGGATGCCGGCCTGAAGGCCCTGGTGACTCGCCGGCGGGAACAGCTGGCCGGCGACCAGCGCACGGCAGCCGACGCCGGCACCTGGGGCCTGGCGCTGTCGGGCGGTGGCATCCGCAGCGCCACGTTCTGCTTCGGGCTGCTCAAGGCGCTGGCGAAGAACCAGGTATTCCACCGCTTCGACATGCTCTCGACCGTCTCGGGCGGCGGCTACATCGGCGCCACGGTCGGCCGCCTGTTCCACGACGCCGGCCGGACCGGGCAACCGGCGCAGGAGGTCGAAGCCGCGCTGGCCGACGCGGACACCCGCTGGTTCGCGTTCTGGCTGCGCGCCAACGGCCGCTACCTCATCCCCCGCGGCGGCAAGGACCTGCTGTTCGCCGCCGCCAACTTCGGCCGCAACCTCGTGGGCGTGCATATCGAACTGGCGCTGCTATGCCTGTTGCTGGGCACGGTGCTGGTGGGATTTGACCTGTTCCTGTGGCAGTGGGCCGACTGCCTGTACAGCCGCAACGCTTGCTGGCAACCCGGCTGGGTGACGCTGAAGACGCTGGACTCCGTGTCCCGATGGCCCAGCCTCTGGATCCTGCTGCTGCCGGTGACCCTGTTCGCGGCCTCTCTGGCAGCGGCCTACTGGGCCCTGCCGTCCAAGGCCGGCGAGCGCCTGTCGCTCCAGCGCTGGATCGCGGCCGCGCTGTGCCTGTTGGGATGCTGGAAACTGAGGACCTACTGGTTGGCGCAGCAAGCGGCCGGGGCAAGCACCGACGGGCTGCAGCTTCCGGGCTGGCTGGTGCTGGCCGCTGGCGGCGTGCTGTTGGCCTGGGTCATCGGATCGGTCATCGCGCAGGTCCTGGCGTGCATGTACCCTGAATCGCCCGATCTATCGCGCAACCGGCTCACCTCCGGGCTGGCGCATGCCCTCAAGGGCGGGCTGGTGATCCTCGTGCTGGGCCTGGTAGACGTGATGGCCTGGCTGCTGGCCAACTCCAGTGCCCAGCACCAGGGCGCGGTCGGCACCGCAGTCGTGCTCACCGTGGTGGCGCTTCGCGCGGTGCTGCCCAAGATCGCCGACCTGCCGCGCAGCCTGACGCCTGGCACGCGGATCAACCTCAATGGCCTGATCAACCTGGCCGGCCTGGCCGTGCTGCTGCTGCTCCTGGTGTTCTGGGTCAGCATCGTGCACCGCAGCACCACGCTGGCGCTGTTCGACGGCACGCGGCGCGTTCTGCAGTTCTCGCTCGGCTGGAGTTGGCTGGCCGTGATCGCACTGCCGGTGGCGCTGATGATCGCCGTCTCCTTCAGAAACCGCGACTTCCTCAACCGCTCCTCGCTCTACACCTTCTACCGGGCGCGCCTGGTGCGCGCCTACCTGGGGGCGGGCAACGTGGCGCGGTTCGGCGGGCATCCGCAGGCCGCCACCGCGGCCTGCCAGCGCCATGAAATCGCCAGCGCCGACGGCGTGGCGGTGCAGGATGTACATGCGGACGACGACGTGGCGATGGAAGCGTATGCGCCGCATGCCGGCGGCGGCCCAGTGCACCTGATCAACGCCTGCGTCAACCAGACCCGCGACCGGCGTGGCGGCCTGTTCAACCAGGACCGCAAGGGCCTGTCGATCACCGTCGGGCCGCAGGGCAGGGTGCGCGTGGGCGACGGTGGTTGGCGCGCGGTGCAGGGGCCGGACAGCCTGACGCTCGGCTCGTGGATGGCAATCTCGGGCGCGGCCGTGGCACCGGGCCTGGGCAGCAGCACCAAGTCGGGCATTGCCTCGCTGCTCACCATGTCGGGTATACGCCTGGGCTACTGGTGGAACACGCAGTCGCTGCCGCGCGACGCGGACGCCGCTGTACCGCGCCGTGTCGGCAAGTACGCGCAGCTGCAGGCCGAACTGCGGGGCTGCTTCGACGGCACCGAGTACGCCGACTGGTACCTCAGCGACGGTGGCCATTTCGAGAACACCGCGGCCTATGCGCTGCTGCGCGAGGAATGCGCGCTGGTGGTGGTGGCCGACTGCGGCGCCGACCCGCGCTATGCCTTTGGCGACCTGGAGAACCTGGTGCGCAAGGCCCGCATCGACCTGCAGGCCGAAATTACCTTCCTGAAGCCGCGGATGCAGCGTGAAGCCGCCACCGCCGGCGCAGCCGCCGGACAGGCTGGAGCAACCCTCCCGCAGCACGAAGCCCAGGCCGCGCGGCCGCCCTCGGGCGGCGCACCGCCACCGGCCGCCGGACACGCCGCCCCAACGATCTTCGGCTCCCTGAACGACCTCGTCTCGGCCGACAGCCAGGCCTGCCTGGCGTTGGCGCGCATCGGCTACCGCAGCGGCAAGGCGGGGTACATGGTCGTCGTGAAACCCAACATGTGCGCCGGTGTGCCCGTGGACCTGGTGAACTTCAAGGCGGACCATCCGCTGTTCCCGCAGGAGCCCACCACCGACCAGTTCTTCAGTGAAGCCCAGTGGGAGAGCTACTTCCACCTGGGCTACACGATGGGCCTGCACCTGCAGCGCCAGATGCTGGACGACTTGCCGCGCTTCGCCGCCGACCACTTCGAATTCGACGACGGCAGCGTGGTCGTGCGCGACGAAAGCGGCGAGGCGCATGTCGCGGCGGCGCCCAAGCGGCTGCCCTCGCGCATCGCCGCCACCGGCGCCGTCACCGCCTCGGTGAGCCTGGGCGCCCTCGCCACGCTGGGCGCGACCGCGTGGCAGGCGGTCGACCAGCAGATGAAAGCGCGGGAAGAGGCCCGCAAGATGGACCCGGCCGCGCTCAAGGAACTGACAGACCTCTACGGCAAGCTGATGCCCGACGCGCTGCTGACCACCCAGGCGCTGGCGGCCGACGTAGCAGCGCCGGCGCCAGTGCCAGCGCAGGCGCAGGCCGCACAGCCCGCAGCTTCCGCAACGGGCGCAGCGGCCGCCACGGCCGCCACGGCCGCCACGGCCGCCACGGCCGCGCCAGCGGACACCGAGAAGACTTCCACCCGGCTCGGCGAGATGGCGACCGCGCTGCTGCGCATCGGCGACGCGGCATGCACGCTGGACAACACCGAAGCCTTCCGCCGCTCGGTATTGATGAAACTGATCCTCACCAGCACCAAGCGCAGTTGCCGCGAAGCCACCCCGCGCCACCCCTCGTGCGACGTGCTGCTCGACGAAGACCGCTCGGTCGCCTGCCTGCACGAGCAGACCCAGGTCAACTGCGGGCCGCGCTACTGGCTGCGCGACTTCAGCGAGACCGACCCCGCACGGCAGAACTGCCTCGTGACGCCGCCGCCTGAACCCCCCGAGGCGCCCCCCGAAGGCGAAGCCGCCGAATCCCAGCTGAAGGTCTTCAACCTCCTGGATATCCTCGAATGGCTGGGCTTGCGCTCTGCAAAAGTTTCTGCGCCGCCGCCATCGCCAAACACCGGCACCGATGGCCCGTCCGACCCGGACGCGCCGCCCAGTGCCAGCCCCGCTCCCGCACCAGCCGCCAGCGGCGCACCGGCACCCGCCGCGCCCCCGGCAGATAGCAAGCCTCCGTCGGACCCCAACGCTTGCAAGGGCAAGACCGTCTACATTCAGATCTTCGGCCCCGAGTTGCGCGACCGCGTGCGGCTGCTGCGCGAGCCCTGGCGCGACCTGGGAGCCAGCGTCCCGCCGGTGGAAGATGTCCTGGACACCGCTCGCCGCCGTGGCCGGAATGCACCGCAGGCGCCGTCCCAGCCCACCGTGATCTTCCACGACAGGGGCTCGGAGGACTGCGCCTACCAACTGCCGCCACCCGACAGCCCCAGTCCCTGGATCGTCCGCTCACTGTCGCCGCAGCTCAGCGGCACTCCGGGCACGATCGAAGTCTGGATCCCGCCGCTCCCCGCAGCGCCGGCCGGCCAGACGGCAAACGCGCCCGCGGCGCCCGCCGCCCAGGTCACTCCGCCGCCCGGCCGGGCTTTCTGCTACCAGGAGGAAAGCATGCAGAACGGTTCGCAGCGCTTCGGCGTGCACTGCCACGCCGAAGCCGCTGCCTGCGAGAGCGCGCGCGGACCGAATTCGCACCGCAAGCAGACGGCCTGCGTGGAGATGGATACCTCCACGGTGGCGGGCATCCTGAACCGGCGCGGCTGGGGCGGCTCGTGGTACGCAATGAAGGCTGGGCCCTTCGACCAGCCGTTCCCCAAGCTACCGTAG
- a CDS encoding DUF4351 domain-containing protein yields MTDPTSHDQNFKNLILDYPRQALEFFAPEEAAGIDDSVVITPIRQEQLKNRLGDRFHELDVPLKVEWPDGSRAALLFLLEEESDPGRFSIQRLGCYCMELSELMDTDRVVPIVIFLKSSPRIRRELHLGGDNLTFLSFRYIARVLPDIPAEQHKDSPNIVARITLPTQGHKRREQIIDLVAWAMQGLRALEPDGEKYLKYLDFVHTYGKLTDSERQQLTQRYPEEGKIMTTWSQSLLSQGRQEGRQEGRQEGRQEGEAAILLRQLVRRFGPQGASTIERVQVASPAELERWADNILSARSLQEVFGDD; encoded by the coding sequence ATGACCGACCCCACCAGCCACGACCAGAACTTCAAGAACCTGATCCTGGACTACCCGCGCCAGGCGCTGGAATTCTTCGCGCCCGAAGAAGCGGCGGGCATCGACGACAGCGTGGTCATCACCCCCATCCGCCAGGAGCAGTTGAAAAACCGGCTGGGCGACCGCTTCCATGAACTGGACGTACCCCTCAAGGTCGAATGGCCCGATGGCAGCCGCGCCGCGCTGCTGTTCCTGCTCGAAGAAGAAAGCGACCCCGGGCGCTTCTCTATCCAGCGGCTCGGGTGCTACTGCATGGAACTGTCCGAACTGATGGACACCGACCGCGTGGTGCCCATCGTCATCTTCCTCAAAAGCAGCCCGCGTATCCGCCGGGAACTGCACCTGGGCGGCGACAACCTCACCTTCCTGTCATTCCGCTACATCGCCCGCGTGCTGCCCGACATACCCGCAGAGCAGCACAAGGACAGCCCCAACATCGTCGCGCGCATCACCCTGCCCACCCAGGGCCACAAGCGCCGCGAGCAGATCATCGATTTGGTGGCCTGGGCCATGCAGGGGCTGAGAGCCCTGGAACCCGATGGCGAGAAATACCTCAAATACCTGGACTTCGTACACACTTATGGCAAGCTCACCGACAGCGAACGCCAGCAACTCACCCAACGCTACCCGGAAGAAGGAAAGATCATGACCACATGGAGCCAAAGCCTGCTGAGCCAGGGCCGCCAGGAAGGCCGCCAGGAAGGCCGCCAGGAAGGCCGTCAGGAAGGCGAAGCCGCCATCCTGCTGCGCCAGCTCGTGCGGCGCTTTGGGCCGCAGGGCGCATCGACCATCGAACGGGTGCAAGTGGCCAGCCCCGCAGAACTGGAGCGGTGGGCCGACAACATCCTCAGCGCCCGCAGCCTGCAAGAAGTCTTCGGCGACGATTGA